One genomic segment of Novisyntrophococcus fermenticellae includes these proteins:
- a CDS encoding DNA-3-methyladenine glycosylase I, with the protein MEKKRCFWVDEKSPVYIEYHDSEWGQPVHDDQKLYEMFLLETFQAGLSWITILRKREAFRTAFDSFDVQKIAAYSDEKIDALLQNDQIIRNRNKIRAAVTNAQIFIQIQTEYGSFSNYLWGFSGGKVIINNADKAEAIPVKTELSDSISKDLKKRGMRFVGSVTIYAYLQAIGIVNDHEKNCFCYPHL; encoded by the coding sequence ATGGAGAAAAAGAGATGTTTCTGGGTGGATGAAAAATCACCTGTTTATATAGAATACCATGATTCTGAATGGGGGCAGCCTGTTCATGATGATCAAAAGCTTTATGAGATGTTTTTGCTGGAGACTTTTCAGGCGGGCCTTTCCTGGATTACGATATTGAGAAAAAGAGAGGCTTTCCGGACGGCTTTTGATTCCTTTGATGTTCAAAAAATTGCTGCCTACAGCGATGAAAAGATTGACGCACTTCTCCAAAATGATCAAATTATCCGAAACCGGAATAAAATCCGTGCTGCGGTAACAAATGCTCAGATATTTATACAAATTCAAACCGAATATGGTTCTTTTTCAAACTACCTCTGGGGATTTTCGGGAGGAAAAGTTATAATAAACAATGCTGATAAAGCCGAAGCAATTCCAGTTAAAACAGAATTGTCAGATTCCATATCAAAGGATTTAAAAAAGCGCGGAATGCGTTTTGTGGGCTCTGTTACAATCTACGCATATCTGCAGGCTATCGGGATTGTAAATGATCATGAGAAAAATTGCTTTTGTTATCCCCATCTCTAA
- a CDS encoding N-acetylmuramoyl-L-alanine amidase produces the protein MAYRIMLDAGHGGDDPGATYQDRREKDDALRLTLEVGDVLEKNGIDILYTRTTDIFQTPFEKARIANDADVDYFISIHRETSPFPNQYSGVKAQVYDKVGTKFEMAENIISALSDLGFQNLGVSARPGLVLLRRTRMPAILLLVGYINNEEDNALFDSDIEGIAQSIANGILETLNPTNVRQTTFPAADGQNTAENTTPGSAYWTQMDEPLTDPWYDPEEMNQNMPAPATTDRNQNLNGSIPGYATQYPDSITTNRNQNTNGSIPWYMNQNNGPMNGSMNQNTGSMNGSTNQNTGSMPGSMNQNTGSMNGSMPQNTGPLPGSMNQNTGSMPGSMNQNTGSMNRNTGPMPGSMNQNTGSMNWNTGSMNGSMPQNTGPLPGSMNQNTGSMPGSMNRNNGSRNGSMPQNTGPLPGSMNQNTGSMPGSLNQNTGSVPGSINQNTGSMPGSMNQDFPDSMPGAQNQTIPASTTGPITQTIEPIPGYTNHNISSVPNYASHSSGSIPGNRNQNNSNPMPYNNGQNLSGSMQNNMNQGSTVTGETEAIRQQEQNAQENSSQTGTNQEADKDLTLYRVQVGLFRQRQNADNLLYELLERGYPAFLFCDGEFYKVQVGAYRQLGNAIIMERQLRKEGYSTLITT, from the coding sequence TTGGCTTATCGAATTATGCTGGACGCAGGTCATGGGGGCGATGATCCCGGCGCCACCTATCAGGATCGAAGAGAAAAGGACGATGCCCTGCGCCTTACTCTAGAAGTTGGTGACGTATTAGAAAAAAACGGAATAGATATCCTATATACCCGTACTACTGATATCTTTCAGACGCCTTTTGAAAAAGCCAGAATCGCCAATGACGCCGATGTGGACTATTTTATCTCTATTCACAGGGAAACTTCTCCATTCCCTAACCAATACAGCGGTGTGAAAGCACAAGTATATGATAAAGTCGGCACTAAGTTTGAGATGGCTGAAAATATCATCTCCGCCCTCTCTGATTTAGGCTTCCAAAACCTTGGAGTCTCTGCACGTCCGGGGTTGGTATTACTAAGGCGAACCCGGATGCCGGCTATCTTATTACTGGTTGGATATATTAACAACGAAGAGGACAATGCTCTCTTTGACAGCGATATCGAAGGGATTGCGCAATCTATCGCAAACGGAATCCTGGAAACTTTAAACCCTACAAATGTCCGCCAAACGACCTTCCCTGCAGCAGATGGACAAAATACCGCAGAAAATACAACCCCCGGATCTGCATACTGGACGCAAATGGACGAACCACTGACGGATCCCTGGTACGATCCCGAAGAAATGAATCAGAATATGCCCGCTCCTGCAACGACGGACAGAAATCAGAACCTCAACGGTTCCATTCCGGGTTACGCAACTCAGTATCCTGATTCCATAACAACAAACAGAAACCAAAACACTAACGGCTCTATACCTTGGTATATGAACCAGAACAACGGCCCCATGAACGGCTCTATGAATCAGAATACCGGTTCCATGAACGGTTCTACGAACCAGAACACTGGCTCTATGCCCGGCTCTATGAACCAGAACACTGGCTCCATGAATGGTTCCATGCCCCAGAACACTGGTCCCTTGCCCGGCTCCATGAACCAGAACACTGGCTCTATGCCCGGCTCTATGAATCAGAACACTGGCTCTATGAACCGGAACACTGGCCCCATGCCCGGCTCTATGAATCAGAACACTGGCTCTATGAACTGGAACACTGGCTCCATGAATGGTTCCATGCCCCAAAACACTGGTCCCTTGCCCGGTTCCATGAATCAGAACACTGGCTCTATGCCCGGCTCCATGAATCGGAACAACGGTTCCAGGAACGGTTCTATGCCCCAAAACACTGGCCCCTTGCCCGGCTCCATGAATCAGAACACTGGCTCTATGCCCGGCTCTTTGAATCAGAACACTGGCTCCGTACCTGGCTCTATCAATCAGAATACCGGCTCTATGCCCGGCTCTATGAACCAAGACTTTCCTGATTCTATGCCTGGCGCTCAAAACCAGACTATTCCTGCTTCTACAACTGGCCCCATAACTCAAACTATCGAACCCATTCCCGGATATACAAACCACAACATCAGTTCTGTTCCAAATTATGCAAGTCACAGCAGCGGCTCTATACCTGGCAATAGAAATCAGAACAACTCAAATCCCATGCCATACAATAATGGGCAGAATCTCAGCGGCAGCATGCAGAACAACATGAACCAAGGTTCAACTGTTACTGGGGAAACTGAAGCTATAAGACAGCAGGAACAGAATGCGCAGGAAAATTCCTCACAAACTGGTACGAACCAGGAAGCAGATAAAGATCTTACATTATACAGAGTTCAGGTTGGTCTTTTCCGCCAGCGTCAAAACGCAGATAACTTATTATATGAATTACTGGAAAGGGGTTATCCTGCATTTTTATTCTGCGATGGCGAATTTTATAAAGTGCAGGTTGGCGCCTACCGTCAACTGGGAAATGCCATCATTATGGAACGGCAGCTCCGTAAAGAAGGGTATTCTACTCTGATAACCACTTAG
- a CDS encoding phosphatase PAP2 family protein: protein MDRFLKRKHVWIVFVYGIFYMLCFGILEKRITRGYHVIHMDIDDLIPFCEVFIIPYTLWFLYMAAVVIFFAFINKDVKEYYQAIFSLGIGMTIFLITSWLYPNGQNLRPMVFTRDNLFIQMVRYLYTIDTPTNILPSIHVFNSVASYIAIRHCQSLRKYRRLRKGALILTILIVLSTMFLKQHSVFDVLFALGLNAVVYSIIYQQKEQLQEGREKVRSKLLEH, encoded by the coding sequence TTGGATAGATTTTTAAAACGAAAACATGTTTGGATTGTGTTTGTATATGGAATTTTTTATATGTTGTGTTTTGGAATACTGGAAAAGAGAATAACGCGCGGATATCATGTGATACATATGGACATAGATGATTTAATCCCATTTTGTGAAGTCTTTATTATTCCTTATACATTATGGTTTTTATATATGGCAGCAGTTGTAATATTCTTTGCATTTATCAATAAGGATGTGAAGGAATACTATCAGGCTATATTCAGTCTTGGAATTGGGATGACAATCTTCCTGATTACATCCTGGCTATATCCTAACGGACAGAACCTTCGCCCGATGGTCTTTACAAGGGATAATCTATTCATCCAGATGGTTCGGTACCTATATACCATAGATACGCCGACAAATATATTACCCAGTATACATGTGTTTAATTCCGTGGCGTCTTACATTGCGATCAGGCATTGTCAGTCCCTTCGAAAGTATCGCAGACTCAGGAAAGGAGCACTGATATTAACTATCCTGATTGTATTGTCTACCATGTTTTTAAAACAGCACTCCGTATTTGATGTATTGTTTGCATTGGGATTAAATGCGGTGGTATATTCGATTATATATCAGCAGAAGGAGCAGCTTCAGGAGGGCAGGGAAAAGGTTAGAAGTAAACTTCTAGAACACTAG
- the pcrA gene encoding DNA helicase PcrA translates to MNILEGMNPQQKEAVEYTEGPLLILAGAGSGKTRVLTHRIAYLIENKGVKPYHIMAITFTNKAAQEMRERVDQIVEFGSESIWVSTFHSSCVRILRRFIDRIGYANNFTIYDTDDQKTVMKHLIKKLQLDTKLYKERSLMSAISSAKNEMILPEQFEKNAGLDWKKKKIAQVYYEYQAELKKNNALDFDDLLVKTVALFQRCPDVLEFYQDKFQYLMVDEYQDTNMVQFKFISLLAAKYRNLCVVGDDDQSIYKFRGADIGNILGFEKVFPDAKVIKLEQNYRSTQNILNAANEVIANNEGRKVKRLWTENEEGSKLDFREFQNGFEEAEYVTGEISRMVREGQCKYGDVAVLYRTNAQSRLFEEKFLLANVPYKIVGGVNFYARKEIKDLLAYLKTIDNAQDDLAVQRIINVPKRGIGAASISRVSVHATEQDINFYDALLEAPYIPGIGRSLNKIESFTNFIQKMRTQTEYYSVKELLEHIIEETGYVKELEAEDTEESKARIENIDEFISKIVTYEEENEQPDLSGFLQEVALVSDIDSVDSDSDYVLLMTLHSAKGLEFPYVYLAGMEDGIFPSYMTITGDDPGELEEERRLCYVGITRAKKHLTLTSARQRMIRGETQYNKVSRFVRELPRELVDLGKDSYRDSGNKKERMGEFPDSRFGGMTGKKSSFGNTFKPRQFTVTKAEKLKYGVGDTVRHIKFGVGEVLDIVDGGKDYEVTVKFDRAGVKKMFASFAKLKKI, encoded by the coding sequence ATGAATATTTTAGAAGGTATGAATCCTCAGCAGAAAGAGGCCGTGGAGTATACAGAGGGACCGCTTTTGATTCTGGCGGGAGCAGGCTCGGGAAAGACCAGAGTTCTGACACATAGAATTGCGTATCTGATAGAAAACAAAGGTGTGAAACCTTATCATATCATGGCTATTACATTTACGAACAAGGCTGCTCAGGAGATGAGAGAAAGAGTTGATCAGATTGTAGAATTTGGGTCTGAAAGTATCTGGGTCAGTACATTTCATTCCAGCTGTGTCCGAATTTTGAGAAGGTTCATCGACAGAATCGGTTATGCCAACAATTTCACAATATACGATACGGACGATCAGAAAACAGTTATGAAACATCTGATAAAAAAACTGCAGCTGGATACAAAGTTATATAAGGAACGCTCCCTGATGTCGGCTATTTCTTCTGCCAAGAATGAGATGATTTTGCCTGAACAATTTGAAAAGAATGCAGGACTTGACTGGAAGAAAAAGAAAATTGCACAGGTATACTATGAGTACCAGGCAGAGCTTAAAAAGAACAATGCGCTGGACTTTGATGATCTTCTTGTTAAGACCGTTGCATTATTTCAGAGATGTCCGGATGTGCTGGAATTTTATCAGGACAAATTTCAATACCTGATGGTGGACGAGTATCAGGATACGAACATGGTACAGTTCAAGTTCATCAGTCTGCTGGCAGCTAAATACCGGAACCTCTGCGTGGTCGGTGACGATGATCAGTCCATCTACAAATTCAGGGGTGCTGATATAGGAAATATCCTCGGATTTGAAAAAGTTTTCCCAGATGCAAAAGTAATCAAGCTGGAACAAAATTACCGTTCTACCCAAAATATTTTGAATGCTGCCAATGAAGTCATCGCAAATAATGAGGGACGAAAGGTAAAACGTCTGTGGACGGAGAATGAGGAAGGCAGTAAACTTGATTTCCGGGAATTCCAGAATGGTTTTGAAGAAGCTGAATATGTGACCGGAGAGATAAGCCGGATGGTAAGAGAAGGTCAGTGCAAATATGGTGATGTTGCAGTACTTTATCGAACGAATGCCCAGTCCCGCCTATTTGAAGAGAAGTTTCTCCTGGCCAATGTTCCATATAAAATTGTGGGCGGGGTAAACTTCTATGCCCGAAAGGAAATCAAAGATCTTTTAGCATATCTGAAAACTATAGACAATGCTCAGGATGATCTGGCTGTACAGCGAATTATCAATGTCCCAAAAAGGGGAATTGGTGCTGCCAGCATCTCCAGAGTTTCCGTGCATGCCACAGAACAAGACATCAATTTCTATGACGCATTGCTGGAAGCGCCTTACATACCAGGCATTGGCAGAAGCCTTAATAAAATTGAATCATTTACTAACTTTATCCAGAAAATGAGAACACAGACGGAATATTATTCTGTTAAGGAACTTTTAGAACATATTATAGAAGAGACGGGATATGTAAAAGAGCTTGAAGCCGAGGACACGGAGGAGTCCAAAGCCAGAATTGAGAATATTGATGAGTTTATATCTAAAATTGTCACTTATGAAGAAGAAAACGAACAACCGGATTTGAGCGGATTTTTACAAGAGGTGGCTTTGGTTTCAGATATCGATTCCGTAGATTCAGACAGTGATTATGTACTTCTTATGACCCTTCACAGCGCCAAAGGGCTGGAATTCCCTTATGTCTATCTGGCAGGGATGGAAGATGGTATCTTTCCCAGCTATATGACAATTACAGGAGATGATCCCGGGGAACTGGAAGAAGAGCGGCGCTTATGCTATGTAGGGATTACAAGAGCCAAGAAGCATCTGACATTGACATCGGCACGGCAGCGAATGATTCGTGGGGAGACACAGTACAACAAGGTGTCCCGTTTTGTGCGTGAACTTCCAAGAGAGCTTGTGGATTTGGGTAAAGATTCATATCGCGATAGCGGCAATAAAAAGGAACGGATGGGAGAGTTCCCGGATAGCCGTTTCGGAGGAATGACCGGGAAGAAATCCTCTTTTGGCAATACATTCAAACCTCGTCAGTTTACGGTTACGAAAGCTGAAAAACTGAAATACGGAGTCGGAGATACAGTTCGCCATATTAAATTCGGAGTGGGAGAGGTTCTGGATATTGTGGATGGCGGTAAGGATTATGAAGTGACTGTAAAGTTTGACCGTGCCGGGGTGAAAAAGATGTTTGCATCATTCGCTAAGCTGAAAAAAATTTAA
- a CDS encoding spore coat protein, which yields MMEKQKVYSEKEILTDALTAEKATTNNYNTFANECVHEDVRQEILHCLEQEHAIQQDVFCMMHDKGYYPTPAAQEQKVQEAKQKFSQCVKNSSMM from the coding sequence ATGATGGAAAAACAGAAAGTATATTCAGAAAAAGAAATTTTAACAGATGCTCTTACAGCAGAGAAGGCCACAACAAATAACTACAACACATTTGCCAACGAATGTGTGCATGAGGATGTAAGACAGGAAATCCTGCATTGTCTTGAGCAGGAGCATGCGATTCAGCAGGATGTTTTCTGCATGATGCATGACAAGGGATATTACCCAACACCTGCAGCTCAGGAACAAAAAGTTCAGGAAGCAAAACAAAAATTTTCACAATGCGTGAAGAATTCATCAATGATGTAA